The sequence CGTCATCTCGAAGCCATCATCAAAGATATCGAGACACATCGCAAGGCAAAAATCACCGACGCCCTTGTCAAAGAATACCCCAAAGGCGCCAAACTTTTCGCCAATATCTGCCAGACCTGCCACGGAAAAGATGGAGAAGGGATCAAATCACTCGCCCCTCCGCTCAACCAGTCGCAGCTCGTTACCGGCGATAAGAATCGACTGATTTCCATAGTGTTATACGGCCTTACCGGACCTATTGATGTAAATGGAAAACACTACAAAGCACCCGAAATCAGTGCCGATATGCCCGGCATTGGCAGCAATGACGAATTCAATGATCAGGACATCGCCGAAGTGCTCAGCTTCATCAGAAATTGTTGGAGTAACCAGGCACCGAAGGTAACGGAGAAGGATATACAGGAGGTAAGGAAGAAGTATAAAGGCAGACAAAAGCCGTTCACAATAGAAGAACTGAACTAAGCAATATAGCGTCGAATTAAGTAATGAAAGACTCGAATTAACTATCTCTGATTTTATTTGTGGTTGGACGGCAGTCCAACCACAAATAAAATCCCCTCAAAAAAATGGGCTGATTGCGTAGCAATCAGCCCATTTTTTTGCAATTATTTAAAGAAGAAAAACTACTTCGCCATCAATTCCTCATCAGAAAAAACAACATCCGTATAATCCTTAATCTCATTATAAACCGTATCCCTCTCCACCGGCCTTCTTCCTGCCTGCTTAATCAACATCGCCAACTGCGCCGTATTCATACTCGGATTCTGCTCCTCAGCACCCGCCATTGAATAAATCTTCGTCGTATCATCTATCGTCCCATCCAGATCATTCACCCCAAATGACAGCGTCAACTGCGCACTCTGCCTACCCAACATCGGCCAATAAGCCTTCAAATGCGGGAAGTTATCCATATACAAACGAGCTATCGCATACAAACGAAGATCCTCAATCACAGAAACCTCACCCACATGCTCCATCTCATTATCCTTATTCCTAAATTTCAAAGGAATAAACGTATTAAACCCATGCGTCTCATCCTGCAACTGCCTCAATCTCTCCATATGATCCACCCTATGCCAATACTGCTCAATATGCCCATATAGCATAGTCGCATTCGTATGCATGCCTAAATTATGCGCCGCTCTATGAATATTCAACCATCCATCCGCATCCACCTTATCATGACAGATCTGCGCCCGGATCTCCGCATTAAAGATCTCCGCACCTCCGCCTGGCAATGATTGCAATCCGGCATCATGCAGCTTCTTCATCCCTTCTTCCACACTCAGCTTCGCTTTGCGGAACATATAATCCAACTCCACCGCTGTAAACCCTTTCAGATGCAGATCCGGTCTATGCGCCCTGATCTTCTGCAACAGCTCCACAAAGAAATCCAGGTTCATCTTCGGATGCACCCCACCCACAATATGTACTTCCGTCACCGGCTGCCCGTCATACTTCTTCACAATATCCAGCATCTGGTCAATGCTCAGTTCCCAACCCTCTTCCTTATTCTTATAAAGCTTTGAATATGAACAGAATTTACAAGTGAAAATACAAACGTTCGTCGGCTCGATATGGAAGTTCCTGTTGAAATAGGTCTTATCTCCATGCATACGTACCCTCACGAAATTGGCCAGTGCGCCCACATAGCCCAGCTCGCCTTTTTCAAACAGCAGTATGGCCTCATCAGTAGTCAATCGCTCACGCGCGAGCACCTTTTCACCAATGTTCTTCAATGCTTTATCCAGCCTGGAATCCTGCAACAGCGTTTCTACTGCAGGATAATCGTTTTGAGTTATCATCTCTAATTCACTTTTATTATCTTATAAGTCTTTGCCTTACTATTTCGGTAAATTAACTTTACAAAATAAACACCATTTGGCTCATTTACCAAATCAAAAGTGAAACGATTGCTGCCATCGATATTGGAGCCACGCTGTTTAGCGATCAACTGCCCCGAAGTATTATACACCCCAATGAAATCCAGATTGTCCGGCACCTCCAGGAAGGTTACATACACCTGCCCCGAAGTCGGAACCGGCCCTACCGCAATACCCTTTTCCTTCAGGTAAGCCGGGGTAGACCGGGTAATGATATTGATATTATCCAGGTAAATATTGTTCTCCGCATTGCTCACATTTCTGAATACCACCCTGAACTGCCCTTTCTTAATAATCGGCGTCAGGTTGATAGAGTCCCTGCGCCACTGGGCTGCCGTAGGTACAAACTCAGAAGTTTTGGGTGTGGTGGTCGTTACCAGCGTCTTACCCCATTTATTATACAGGGTATCGTAGGTCTGTGAACAGTCGGAAGTGGTCATTACCAGCAGACTATCCCATAAATCATTTGTACTACCATTCACATCGGAGTAAGTAGCCGCCGCCACATCGAAGAAGAGGAAGATGGAATCCACGCCGCTAGGATCGATGGTCGGTGTGCGGATATCGTCTATTTCACCATTTACATCGTAAGCCAGGTTGCGCATCTCAATAGCGTAGTAACTGCTATCGCCACGGGTCACCGCCGTCCTTTCCCAGGTATATGAACCATCCGGGTTAGAGATCTCCCAGCCGGCAGGCGGGAAGGTGGAGCTTTCGAAACCTTCTTTCAGCGGGAAAGTAATATTGTTATAATAGCTTGTAGTCGTCCACGCAGTGTCGTTAGTCGCATCGTTATCAGCCGAGCCATTCGGCAGGGTCGTGAAGGCTTTCAGTATATGCTCGCCTACATCGAGAGTGCTGTTAGCCAGACTCACGGTATCCGTTTTCAAAGCCGCCAGACTACCCGTCCATGCGGTCGTATACACGGTACCATCGTCTACCTGGTAGTTGATATTTACTTTGGTCAGTGTTGTCAAACCAAAGTTTTTCAGGATCACGGAAGGGGTAATGCTCGCATCACACTGTTGGTTGTACGGGGTGATCACGGATTCCACTTCGGCATCCAGTGTTTTCAGATTCAGTGGCGTACAGCCGTCGGAAGTGAGGAGCGAAGCCCTGTCGTCGGTGAGGGTAGCACGGATCACGTCTACCTGTTCTGTAGTAAAAAGTACCAGGCAGGCATCATCTGAATAGTCCATGTAGTTTTCGAACATATACCCCGGATTGGAGGTCGCGCATTGGTCAACCTGTGGCCATGCCGGACAGCCATAAGTGGCCTTTGCCTGTTTAGGGGTATCGTCGATACCGTCATCTGCCGCACAGGCATCTTCATCTCCCCATATGTGACGGAGGTTGAAGTAGTGACCTATTTCGTGGGTGGCAGTACGGCCTTTATTGTAGGGAGAGGCAGCGGTACCCGTAGTACCGAAACCGGTATAATCAATGACAACGCCCTGTTGGTTGTCTGCATATAATCCAGGGAAAGTAGCGACACCCAGGTACCCGCTTTCCAGGTGACATACCCAGATGTTCAGGTATTTAGTGCCATCCCATTGGTCAGCGCCACTGGAACTGGCGAACTTTACGGCCTTGGCAGCTGAAGTAATGCTAAAACTTGATTTTGTAGTAGTTACGCGCTCTATCCCACTTGTTACTTCACCTGATGGTGTACGCTGTGCCAGACAAAACTGGATCTTGGAATCTCCAACCAGTGTTTTCCATACACTCGGCAGAATGCTGGTATCTGTGTTCAAAGCAGCATAGTCCCTGTTCAGTACATCGATCTGTGATTGTACCTGTGCGTCGGTAACGACAGCTGTGTTTTGCAGTACAATGTGAACGACTACAGGAATGGTAACGGTGTTGTATGTAGCGGTCGTTTTGGCCTCTGCTCTGGTTAATTTGATAGCAGAAATCTTTGAGCGGTTGCGTGCTTCAATCTTATCACGTAGTACCTGCAAGGATGGATTTTCCTTGATCTGTTCCTGAACAGCTATTTCGGTGCCACACTGGCGTTGGCCCAATGCAGGTAATGATAGGAAGACGGTTAGGATAAAAAGGGTAAAATTGCGCAAAGTTCAAGTTTGAAAGTTAAAATTAGCGGCTGTTGTCCGAAAATTCGGGGAAAGTTACAATCTTTTGTCACACACTTTAAAGATATTTTTCAAAAATTAGGGAGTCATTTTGAATGTATTCCTAACTATTTATAGGGGGAGATAATTCAAAAAGAGACCCATGATTTCAGGAAAGTCCTTCTGTAACAATTGATTGGCTCTCGACTGTTTGACCGCGATTTTTTCAAATTGTTTAAACGCATTCCTGGTATATTTCGTATTTATGGGATTTTTTGAACAAATACCCAATAAACCTTCATGAAAGAGGGAATTCACCAACGGGGATGAAAGTGGTAAATTGAGGTTGCGAAACTAAATTACCATGTCCCACGTAGTAGAATTCCCTCAGTTATTTGATAGATGTGCAGGTATTGATGTGCACAAGGAAAATGTCGTAGTAACGGTTAAAATTAATCAAAAAGCAGATCAAACACGTACGTTTGGTACGTTTACGGAAGATCTTCAGTCGCTGAAGAGTTGGCTTCAGGCAGAACAGGTCACTCACCTGGCCATGGAAAGTACAGGGGTGTATTGGAAGCCTGTTTTTAATATATTGGAGGATAATTTTAATCTAATGTTAGTTAACGCCCGGCATATCAAGTATGTACCAGGCCACAAAACAGACCGTAAAGATAGTGCATGGATAGCCAAATTATTAGCTAGTGGCTTGCTCAAAGGTAGTTTTATTCCTCCTGCACAAATCAGGGAAATGAGAGAATTATTCCGTTATAAGAAAAAACAAATAGGTTACCGTGTTTCAGAAAGGAACCGGTTACAAAAAATACTTGAAGACGCTAATATTAAGCTTGGTAATGTTGTCAGCGATCTGTTTGGGAAGTCAGGCTGGGCTATTATATGTGCGATCATAGAAGAACAATCAGATCCCACACTACTGGCTGGCTTAGCCAAGGGAAGATTGAAAAATAAAATACCTCAACTCATACAGGCACTGAATGGGAAAATAACAGACCATCACCGCTTTATGCTCCAAACCAGTAAACTGGCGCTGGAAAGTATCCAACAACATATTGATCGCATAGATCGCAGACTGGAACAATACATTCAGTCTCACTCCACCGAGGTGGAATTGTTGGAGACCATTCCAGGTGTAGGCCACGAAACGGTTAAGGGGATTGTCTCAGAAATAGGTTTTGATATGAGTGTTTTCCCTACAGCTGATCATCTGGCTTCATGGGCAGGGGTATGTCCGGGAAATAACGAAAGTGCGGGTAAAAAGAAAAGTAGTCGTGTCACTCAGGGTAACAAAATGCTTAAAACTGTGCTGGTAGAAGCGGCATGGGTAGCAACTAAAGTTAAAACAGGCTGGCTAAAAAATAAATACTACGCAATTGCTGCCAGAAGGGGAAAGAAAAGAGCATTGTTAGCTATTGCTCATAAAATTTTAGTGGCTGTTTACCACATACTTAAAGAAGGACTGCCTTATAAAGAACCCACACCAAGAATAGTAACCACCAATTAGATCGTCTCTTTATTGATTCCTTCGAGATCGAGAATAAAACTGATTAAATCCATCAGGAACCAACGGTTGTTGCCACTGAGCACGTAGAAAAAATTCTTCTTTTACCGATGGATTTATCAAATTATTTATAATATGGACGGGGCCTTACCTTTTTCTCTTTCAGAAAAAAGGGCAGCTCACCAGAGCCGCCCTTTTGCTAAATTTATTTCCAAAGATTACAGGTTCGCCTGAATCTTCTTTTCCAATACTGAACGAGGCGCTGCACCTACTTGCTTATCAACTACCTGACCATTCTTAATGAAAAGGATCGCAGGAATACTTGTAATTCCATAATTGATGGACAACTGAGGATTCTGGTCAACATTTACTTTACCAACATTAACCTTACCAGAGTAATCTTTAGAGAGCTCTTCGATCACTGGACCGATAGCGCGACAAGGACCACACCATTCTGCCCAGAAATCAATTACGCTCAATTTGTCTGAGCTCAACACTTCGTCTTGGAAGTTGGAATCAGTGAATTCTAATGCCATGTTATTAGTATTTATAAAAATTTTTAAAATCCTGTAATTAATTATGCAAGAATCAAACCGGGCGCAAATTACTGCTTTTTTGGCATGTTCTGCAAATCGTTATATCGATTATTTACGATGCAAGTTAAATCATTTTTATTCGCCTACTTATTGATAGTATCTATATAAGTATCAACTTCCGGCGAATTGGTTCTTTTGTCCGCATTATTGGTTATATCTCCGGTCCTGCATTAAAATTCTTTCGTTCAGGAGCTTTAAAAGTTCCTTTACTTCGCCGTTTCTATATACACATCCAGATCAGGCTGTTTCGATAGGAAATGCGCCAGCTCATCATTCATCTCAATATGCTTATTAAACGTATGCATCTTGACGTGCAGATCATTATCCCTATCCACCAACTGTAAGAACAACTCACTCGACCCCGGATATTTATTAATATTATCTACTAAAAAGTCAACCAGATCACGTGTGATGAACTTCGGCATTGTCACTAACCCTACCTTCTTCGTATGCGTCTTCTTCACTTCCTGCAATAACTGTATACTACCTACCTTAAACTCATACTCACTATCATTAAATCGTCTTGCCTTAAATCCTCCATTGATAAACAAACACAATCCCGTTTTCAAATAAGGCGCAAACCGGATAAAGTCCTCACTCCACAGCGCAAACTCAAACTTCCCGCTATAATCTTCCACCGTCATAATGCCAAACTGTCTGTTGTTTCGGGATATACGCTCCTGCGCGCCCGTTACATACACCGCCAGTCTGAAGTTCTTTTCACGGCCTGGCTTACCACCCCCCGGAGCTGTTATCTCCGCTTGATATTCAACCAGTTCCGATACCTTATTCATATTATAGAACCTGCTCTCAAATCGATAATCATCCAGCGGATGCCCGGAAATGTAGATCCCCGTCACCTCTCTCTCATTATTCAGCTTCAGGATCAACGGCCATGGATCACAATTTGGCAGTTTCGGCGGTTCTATCGCCGGCATATCTTCATCGCCAAACAAACTACCAATATTAGAAGACCCTGCGGTTACCTGGTTCCCGAATTTCACAATCTTATCCAAACCCGTCGTCATATCATTCTCCGGCTTAAAGAAATACTGTGCTCTATGCAACGCCGGGAAACAATCAAACGCACCCGACATAGCCAGGGCTTCCAGCGATTTCTTATTTACCGCACGTTGGTTCACACGCTTGATCAGGTCAAAGATATCCTTGAAGGTGCCCTCTTTTTTACGCTCTTCCAGAATGTTCTCTACCGCTGCTTCACCCACACCTTTCAAACCTGCCAGGCCGAAACGGATCTGCCCCATCTTGTTCACCGCAAAACCTTTGAAAGATTCATTCACATCCGGCGGCAATACGTCAATACCCATACGCTTGGCTTCTTCCATGAAGAAGGTGATCTTTTCAATATTGCTCGCACAGTTCAGTACTGCCGCCATGTACTCAGCAGGGTAGTGGGCCTTCAGGTACGCCGTCTGGTACGCCACAAATGCATAACAGGTAGAGTGTGATTTGTTGAACGCATAGGATGCAAATGCTTCCCAGTCCGTCCACACCTTCTCACATATCTTCAGATCATGGCCGTTCTTTTCACAACCGTCCATGAACTGTTTCTTCATTTTGTCCAGTACCGCCTTCTGCTTCTTACCCATGGCTTTACGGAGTACGTCCGCATCACCTTTGGAGAAGTTCGCCAGCTTCTGACTCAGCAACATTACCTGCTCCTGATATACCGAGATACCATAAGTATCACGCATGTATTCCTCCATCTCCGGCAGGTCATACACCGTCTCTTCCAGACCATGTTTACGACGGATGAACAACGGAATGTACTCCAGTGGCCCCGGACGGTACAAGGCGTTCATTGCAATCAGGTCATCAAATCTATCGGGCTTCAACTCACGGAGGTACTTTTGCATACCGGGCGACTCGAACTGGAACGTTGCGTTCGTCTCTCCCTTCTGGTACAACTCGTAAGTACGTGCATCATCCAGCGGAATATCGTCGATAGAGATTACTACCCCGTGGTTCATTTTGATCAGTTCCAGCGCACCCTTGATGATGGTCAGGGTTTTCAGACCCAAAAAGTCCATCTTGATTACACCGGCGCTTTCAATGATACTACCTTCAAACTGGGTTACCAGCAGATCAGAATCCTTCGCTGTAGACACCGGTATCAGGTCGTACAGATCCTTTGGCGCAATGATAATACCTGCCGCATGGATACCTGTATTTCGTACGGACCCTTCCAGTACGCAGGCCTCGCGGAGCACTTCGCCCTGCAGGTCGTCGCCTTTGATGATCTCGCGGAGTTTCCTTACGTTTTCAAGGTCTTCGGGTCCGAGTCCCTCTTTCTCTGCCAGACTCTTCTCACCCTCATCGATCGGGGCATTGAAGATACGGTCCAGCTGTATACCCGGTTTATCGGGCACCATCTTGGCCAGCATATTGGATTCTACCAGTGGCAGGTCCATCACACGGGCCACGTCTTTGATACTCATTTTGGCAGCCATGGTACCATAGGTAATGATCTGCGCTACCTGGTTCTTGCCATATTTGTCTACCACATAGTCAATCACTTTCTGACGGCCTTCATCATCGAAGTCCGTATCAATATCGGGCATGCTCTTACGTTCCGGATTCAGGAAACGCTCAAACAGGAGGTTATACTTGATCGGGTCAATATTGGTGATCCCAATGGAATACGCCACCGCCGATCCCGCTGCTGATCCACGGCCGGGACCGATAAATACCCCCAGATCGCGACCTGCCTTGATAAAGTCAGATACGATGAGGAAGTAACCGGCAAATCCCATGTTCTCAATTACCTGTAGTTCGAAGTTCAGGCGTTCTTCCACTTCTGCCGTGATCTCCGCATACTTCATGCGGGCACCTTCCATGGTCAGGTGGCGCAGGTACTGATCCTGCGTAAAGAAGCCCGGCGGGATCGGGAAGTTTGGGAGCAGGATGTCTTTTTTCAGGTCCAGCAGTTCCACCTTGTCCACGATCTCATTGGTATTGTCAATGGCCTGTGGCAGGTCGTGGAAGAGACGTGACATCTCGTCTGTGGTCTTGAAATAAAACTCGTCGTTATAGAATGCGAAGCGGGTATTTTTCTTACCTCCTTCGTCTTCGTTAAATTCTTTGTTGGTTGGGGTGGATTTTTTCTCACCGGTGTTGATACAAAGCAGGATATCATGTGCGTTCGCATCTTCCTTGTCCACATAGTGGGAGTCGTTGGACGCGATCACTTTTACATTGTATTTCTCTGCAAATTTTAGGAGCACTACATTCACTTTTTCCTGTTCAGGAATACCATGGCGCTGCATTTCTACATAGAAATCTTCCCCAAAGATGTCCAGCCACCATCTAAATTCCTTTTCGCCAGCCTCTTCTCCATGTTTCAGGATGGCGCGGGGCACAGAGGCACCGAGACAACAAGTGGTGGCAATCAGACCTTTATGATATTGGAGAACGAGTTCTTTGTCGATACGGGGATATTTACCGTACAGTCCCTCGATGTACCCGAGTGAGCAAAGTTTGATGAGGTTGCGGTAACCTTCTTCATTCTTGGCGAGTAACACCTGGTGGTTACGGATGTCTTTCTCATCGCGGGTAAAGGCGCGTTTGAACCTGTTTTCTACCACGTAGAATTCACACCCTACGATGGGCTTTACTTTCAGTCGCTTATCTTTTGGATCTTCGGGGTTGAGTCGATGGTTATATGCTTCTGCCACAAACTGGAATACGCCGAACATGTTTCCGTGGTCTGTAATGGCAAGGGCTGGCTGGTTGCTGGCCATTGCTTTTTTATACAGCGACTTTATATCTGCGGCTCCATCCAGCAGGGAGTACTGAGTATGAACGTGTAAGTGGGAGAAATTCATGGCACAAAATTCCGTTTCTTCAGGGACAAAGTTAATTAAAAATTATCCACAGCAGGTGAATGCGCCCGCAGTGGGGCTTCCGGTTTTTTGGTCCACAACACTTTAAAAACAATTATTATTAGTAATTTAGCTCAAATTATAATCAAAAGTACATATGGCAGGAAGAAATGGACTTATTTGGGCGCTCGGTATTTTTCTGTTAACAATCAGTTCGTGTGCTGTTATTAAAAATAATACTACTGCCAAGAAATCCACGACCAACACTTCCAGCCGTTCCCCTGAATTCCTTGATGGTTTTACCACTTCCAGCAATGCAAAGACCACCAGTGTGAGTTATGCAAAAGTGAGTTTCTCCCAGGCCAGCAGTACTTATGTCGAAAACGCCCCTTTGTGGCAATTCAAATATGCACAGCTATTGGATGTACCTGTAGAGACGGTGCTCAATGCCAATTTGTTCTATTTTATAGAAGACTGGTGGGGTACGCCTTATCAGTTAGGCGGAAAAGCCAAGACGGGTATTGATTGCAGTAATTTTGCCAATCAGTTGTTAAACACAGTATTCAGGATCAGTTCTTCCGGCACCTCTTCAGGATTGTACGATAAGTCTAAAAAGGTGAATAACGGCCAGATGAAGGCGGGCGACCTGGTGTTTTTTAAGATCAACCAGGCACAGGTATCTCATGTGGGGGTGTATCTGGATAATTCTAAATTTGTACATGCTTCTACAAGTTCAGGGGTGATGATCAGTGATCTGAATGAAACTTATTGGAAGAAGTATTTTGTCGGCGCAGGAAGAATGAACTAATAATTATCTTTGCGAAATTAAACCAAAAAAACAGACACCTTTTAAACCGACCACCCAGATCGGTATTCTAATTGCTTTATTTTCTACCTACAATTGTTAAAAATTAAATTCGTTACTACTTCATGTTGTCAATCATTATCTGTTCCATTGATCCTGAGCGTGTTCGTACGGTCACTGCAAATATCCATGCTACCATTGGGGTGGAACATGAAGTGATCATCATCAATAATGCAAAAGAGTTAGGAGGAATGGGGGCCGGTTACAACACCGGTGCGGCCCGCGCCCAATATGAGACCATCTGCTTTATGCATGATGACATTGAATTCCTGACGGCCGGCTGGGGCCAAAGTGTACTTTCACATTTTAAATCTGATGCCAGCCTCGGCCTGATCGGTATTGCCGGCAGCCGCTACAAAAGTAAAACCATTTCCGGCTGGTGGACAAACCAGGCTACGGCTGATTGCTGTAATATCTACCAACGTAATCTCAAAGGCAAAGACAGGAAGTTCCTGCTGCGCCCGGCGGGAAAGAACGGGGTGATTGTGCCTGTGAAAAGTCTGGATGGGGTATGGTTGTGTACCCGCAAGCGTATATGGGAGGAGTTTCCGTTTAATACAGCTGATCTGAAAGGGTTTCATTTTTACGACCTGGATATCAGTTTGAGAATATCAGAGAAGTATACCGTGGCTGTAGTGTACGATGTAGACCTTGTGCATTTTTCCAATGGGAATTTTGGGGACGAGTGGGTGAGGGGAGCGATCTTCTTTCATGAAGAGGTGAATAAAGTAGCATTGCCTGTGAGCCTGGATGCGCCTGCTGAAAATGCAGAAGCGCATGTTTGTAAGTCGTGGCTGAGGAGATTAAGGATTGAAAAGATCAGTTGGGAGAATAGGAAGTTGTGGGTGAAGGCGGGGCATGCAATGGATTTCCCGGGTTTATGGGGAACAGTGGCAGGGTTTTATTTCCCGTATGTGAAGCAGGCGAAGATAAAATTGAAGACAATCTTATCATAATAAAAAGCGCGTTTGCTATCAACAAACGCGCTTTTTTATGAATGGAACCTTATCGGATCAATGTTACCGTCCCTTTCTCCATCTGCGGATGCATTTCATCTCCATAAAACGCATACTGTATCACATACACATACGTTCCTATCGGCGCCACCTCACCTTTCAGCTTTCCATCCCATCCACTACTATAATCTTCTGTCGCATACACCAAATTCCCCACTCTGTTAAACACCCGCATATTAAAATACGTAATCCCCAATCCTTTCACTCTGAACACATCATTCTGTCCATCCCCATTTGGCGTAAATGCCGTAGGGATAAACAACTTCTTATAATGTGTCACAGTCACTGTCACAGTATCAGTAGGGATACAATTTAACCCAGTTACTGTACTGACCACATATGTAGTCGTAGAATCTGGCGTCGCTACCGGCGAAGAACAATCCACACAACTCAGCCCATCTTCCGGGGTCCACGCATAATCGGGTGAATTCGTAGCTTTCAGAGTTACTGACTGCCCGATATTAATTGTTGTATCATTATTCCAGATATGCACTGCCGCCACATTATTGTTCTCAATGATCACGGTTGTATCCAGTGTACAATTCTGTGCATCCCTGATCAGGATAGAGTAGGAGCCTGCACTGATATCCGATACCGTATTTTCCGTCATCAACTCACTGCCCCAATAAAACGCATATGGCGATGTACCACCTGAAGGATTTACTTCAATGGTACCATTACCTCTTTCACAGAGTTCATTTGTAAGTGATACACCCGTTTTCAGCGGTGCTGGT is a genomic window of Chitinophaga sp. LS1 containing:
- a CDS encoding glycosyltransferase, which gives rise to MLSIIICSIDPERVRTVTANIHATIGVEHEVIIINNAKELGGMGAGYNTGAARAQYETICFMHDDIEFLTAGWGQSVLSHFKSDASLGLIGIAGSRYKSKTISGWWTNQATADCCNIYQRNLKGKDRKFLLRPAGKNGVIVPVKSLDGVWLCTRKRIWEEFPFNTADLKGFHFYDLDISLRISEKYTVAVVYDVDLVHFSNGNFGDEWVRGAIFFHEEVNKVALPVSLDAPAENAEAHVCKSWLRRLRIEKISWENRKLWVKAGHAMDFPGLWGTVAGFYFPYVKQAKIKLKTILS